The genomic window TTCCTCGGCTTTTTGCGCTTGCGACGGTGGATCCCGCTTCCCCGTGCGGACAGGCGCCGGGAGAGCGTTGCGGATGCCCGGCGGGCGTGGCAGAGGAGTGTTCTGGTGGCGCAGCGCTACCGGGAGTTCCTGCGCGCCCGCAGCCCCGAGGAGGCCCCTCGGTGGCGGGACAGCCTGGGATACCCCTTGGAGCCCGGCGTGAGCAAGGAGCGGGTGCGCGAGCGCTATCAGGAGGAGCTCGAGCGGTTCCTCGCGGGCGGCGACCGTCTTCTTGTGCCGTCGCCGCCCGAGCCCGAGCTCTCCGTCGTGCTTGTGCTCTACAATCAGGCCGAGCTGACCTATGCCTGCCTCCGCTCCCTTGCGATCCACCTCTGCCCCTCGGCCGAAGTGGTCGTCGTCGACAACGCCTCCTCCGATCGGACGGGGGAGCTCCTGGAGCGGATCGAGGGGGCCCGGATCTTCCGCAACCGCGAGAACCTCCATTTTCTGCGTGCGGCCAACCAGGGTGCGGCGGCCGCGCGGGGGCGGCTTCTGCTCTTTCTGAACAGCGATGCCCAGATCCTCTCCGGCACGGTCGAAGCCGCTCGGCAGACGATCGAAGGCGACAGGGGTGCGGGAGCCGTCGTCGGACGGCTGGTCAACCTCGACGGGACCCTGCAGGAAGCGGGGGCGTTCTTCCTTCGGGATGGAATTCCCTGCCTCTACGGAGCCGGAGAGAACCCGCAGCAAGGGGCATATCTCTATCGGCGGGAAACCGACTACGGCTCCGGCGCCTTCCTCCTGACGCACACCCCGCTCTTTGGGGAGATGGGGGGCTTCGACGAATGCTTCTCCCCGGCCTACTGCGAGGACTCCGACTACTGCCTGCGCCTTTGGGAGAAGGGCTGGCGGGTCCTCTACGAGCCGGAGGCGGTCGTGCTCCACTGGCTGCACGGGAGCTCCGCGTCAGGCCAGGCCCGGGAATGGGCGGAGCGGAACCGGACGACCTTCGCCAAGCGTCACGAGCTCTTTCTTCGCGATCGGCAGCCCCATCGGCCAGGCTTCCGTCCTTCCCTGGCCTTTCCCCGCCCGAAGATCCGCCTGCTCTACATCGACGACCGGGTGCCCCGGCCGGAGCTGGGGTCGGGATTCCCCCGGTCGAATGCGGTCCTGCGGGCACTGGCGGCCTGGGGAGCGCAGGTCACCCTCTTTCCCATGTCCGGGTGCTCGGAGGAGTGGGAGGAGATCTACTGGAGCGTGCCGCGGGAGGTGGAGGTGCTCCGTGACAGGGATGCCTCCAGCCTGCAAGCCTACCTGGAAGCTCGGGGTGGCGATTCCGACTGCGTCTGGGTCTCTCGGCCTCACAACATGGCCTCTTTCCTGGAGGCCGCCCAAGGCAGGGGCTTCCGTGGGCGGGCACGCCTCGTCTACGATGCCGAAGCCCTCTTTGCGTTCCGGGAGATCCGGGAAGCGGAAATCCTGGGCGGGAAGCCGCTGCCCAAGGAGGAACGATCCGCACAGATCAGCAAGGAGATCGCCTTGGCACGGAGCGCTGACCGGGTCGTGGCGGTATCGGAGGTCGAAGCCCGCGAGTTCCAGAGGCAGGGAATTGCGGATGTACGGGTGATCGGCCATGTCCTGGAGCTTGCCCCCACCGCTTCCCCCTACGAGCAGCGCCAGGATCTGCTCATCGTTGGGGCGGTGCATGCCTTATCCAGCCCCAACGGAGACGCCTTGGTCTGGTTTGCTCGCACGGTGCTGCCCCGGATCCGGGCGGGGTTTCCCGATGCCCCACCCCGGCTCGTGGTCGTCGGCTACGGCACCGATGCTCCGGAGCTTCGGCGCCTTCTGGGCCCGGAGGTCGTAACGGCGGGGACGGTCGCCGACCTGGCTCCGTATTACGAGCGGGCCCGGCTCTTCCTCGCTCCAACGAGGTTCGCCGCGGGCATTCCGCACAAGGCGCACGAGGCGGCGGCGCGCGGGGTCCCGATCGTGGCCAGCGACCTGATCGCCGGGCAGCTCGGTTGGATCACGGGGGAGGAGCTCGTGAGCGCCCCGGTGGACGATCCGGCTGCCTTCGCGGAGGCTTGCCTGAGGCTCTACCGCGATCGCTCGCTCTGGGAGCGGGTCCGGGCCGGCGCTCTGGCCGCCGTGGCTCGGGATTGCGATGCCCAGCGGTTTTCCCAAGGAATCCACGCGCTTCTGGAGGAGCTGGTGGGAGAGGGGAAGCGGCGGTAGTCCGGCTCCGGAAGGAGCCGGGAGAGCCCGAGCCCCGGGTGCAGCGCAACTCCTGCCTACGGGGCCGAACGATTTGGATGCCCAGCCGGCTCCGTAGGCAAGAGCCGCTCGAGCGCGCGCAGGTTCCCGGCGTACATCGCGAGGCTGCGCTCATGGATCCCGGGATCGGGGCGAAGCTCGCGGAAGTGGCCCTGGAGCCAGTCGCGGTAGATCGCCTGGAGATGGGGAACGGCTTCCTCCCCGAGCGGTTCCACCCGGGGAGGAGCCTCGCCACCCGGCTCGGGGGGCCTCTGGCCCTCCATCGGCCGGTAGCCAACTCGGCGCATGTTCTTCGGGCTGCCGATCTCCGTGTTCCCGCCGTAGGCGGTCGCAACGACGGGTTTCCCCAGGGAGAGCATTTCGGCGATCGAGACTCCAAAGCTTGCGTTCGCATGGAGGGAGAGGAGTGCAGTCGAGGCGAGCAGAAGGCCGAGGAATTTCGGCCGCGGGAGCATGAGTTGCAGCAGAAGGATGTCGGGTCTTGCCGAGGCATCGGCGACGAGCCGTCCGAAGTAGCTGGGGTTGCGCTCGACATGGCTCACCTTGAGCAGCAGTAGCCGATCGGAAGACGGGGCGGGAAAGGCGCGGAGGTAGGCCCGGAGCGCCAGCAGCGGGTTCTCGCGGTCGGGATCGGCTAAGAAATCGGCGAGGACCAGGAAGACGCACTTGCCTTCCAAGCCGAGGTCAATGCCGATCGAACGGTCGGCCCTCGTTTCGATCGCATCGACATCGGCATTGAGCCCGGCGACGCGCACCATTTTGCCGGTGGAGCGGCGAAGAGTCGCCGCGTCGAACTCGGACGGGCACCAGATCTCATCCACCAGGGATGCTCCCTCTCGAGCCGCCGCCGGATCTTCCTCGAGCGCTCCGCTCCAGTAGGCGATGCGGAGCTGGGCGAAGCGGCCGATTTCCGGATGGAGTTGCAGGACGGCCCGGAGCTCGCGGCAACGGGCATGCACGATCGCGATCGGCGCGTCGCTTCCGGGCAGGGAAAGGGGAAGAGGGCCACCAAGCTCGGGCGCTCCGCTCGCATCGGGCACGTGGATGGCGCGGTAGGGATAGCCCAGGCGCTCGAGCGCCCGCACCGTGCTTCGAGCCGCCTCGGCAACGCCAT from Methylacidimicrobium sp. B4 includes these protein-coding regions:
- a CDS encoding glycosyltransferase, whose protein sequence is MSNPPGNAGAARSGPREWASGADLLGILPWFPLPEELPIFLDEPFERGLHIPFACWLMAALRPVRLVYVGKVSSLYLAFCEAAKAAGMATRAWAVDAGGGSAASGSVLEPEADEELRRFHDQSYRGFSEVLSPDEARAPVEFPEGSIDLLCLGGSGAYETVREEFRWWLPKLSPRAVVLLPGATDYRSQCGAWRFWKEVRSAYPSALFPHGRGLGVLLSGPEPHDTLRALAHLREAQAARVRWFFARQGERCMRGILEGRMWRTLSLDAEALVRKIGDDPLWRLLGRSRLLSRGATEALGQASLLAGELLNDRLALAEGEPKARALEASVERFLSSRSFLGFLRLRRWIPLPRADRRRESVADARRAWQRSVLVAQRYREFLRARSPEEAPRWRDSLGYPLEPGVSKERVRERYQEELERFLAGGDRLLVPSPPEPELSVVLVLYNQAELTYACLRSLAIHLCPSAEVVVVDNASSDRTGELLERIEGARIFRNRENLHFLRAANQGAAAARGRLLLFLNSDAQILSGTVEAARQTIEGDRGAGAVVGRLVNLDGTLQEAGAFFLRDGIPCLYGAGENPQQGAYLYRRETDYGSGAFLLTHTPLFGEMGGFDECFSPAYCEDSDYCLRLWEKGWRVLYEPEAVVLHWLHGSSASGQAREWAERNRTTFAKRHELFLRDRQPHRPGFRPSLAFPRPKIRLLYIDDRVPRPELGSGFPRSNAVLRALAAWGAQVTLFPMSGCSEEWEEIYWSVPREVEVLRDRDASSLQAYLEARGGDSDCVWVSRPHNMASFLEAAQGRGFRGRARLVYDAEALFAFREIREAEILGGKPLPKEERSAQISKEIALARSADRVVAVSEVEAREFQRQGIADVRVIGHVLELAPTASPYEQRQDLLIVGAVHALSSPNGDALVWFARTVLPRIRAGFPDAPPRLVVVGYGTDAPELRRLLGPEVVTAGTVADLAPYYERARLFLAPTRFAAGIPHKAHEAAARGVPIVASDLIAGQLGWITGEELVSAPVDDPAAFAEACLRLYRDRSLWERVRAGALAAVARDCDAQRFSQGIHALLEELVGEGKRR